A genome region from Arachis duranensis cultivar V14167 chromosome 6, aradu.V14167.gnm2.J7QH, whole genome shotgun sequence includes the following:
- the LOC107493403 gene encoding interactor of constitutive active ROPs 2, chloroplastic-like — translation MHTPKARTNSSEMPQRKSPVNTPRTARMLKTPNSDSDSLSSSPNPARKSLKDRSPKVIEHRSPQSPITEKKRSSKVQELESQISQLQEDLKKSKDQLNLSELWKRKAQQEAEAAKKQLLALSKELEESNQQLMDLSASEEARLQELHKISQDRDRAWQSELEAVQKQQSMDSAALLSAMNEIHKLKTQLERVDSEATQSNNKDAAYAEIQDLRMELANALSVVENLKNEVSDCRVVESRALELVGKMQMQLETANNTMEALRADGMKATEEYESVASELEQSRTQIKSLEGLVSILEANLVSGANKIILGPTEEQGHVWENGEVEEINRLKAELRSAQSEVEQLKAALDASEIRFQEEYIQSTLQIRSAYEQLERSKSESGQREAELSEELRRATAAAEELKANLMEKESWLLSISQENEGLNSRIKENQTREREFELAMELKKLDADIADLKAKILDRDTELQTITAENCMLKMEIKKELEKNRITEEAVATAEAARVAEKEALIKLDYITEEVDKSKLRVARVTEQLDAAQVMNLELEAELRRLKVQSDQWRKAAEAAASMLASGNNNGKFVERNGSLDCSFNSLTGRLSTTYLEDTDEESPKKKSSLRKRIGVLWRKNHQ, via the exons ATGCATACACCAAAAGCAAG AACTAATTCATCCGAAATGCCCCAAAGGAAATCCCCTGTAAACACCCCTCGGACTGCTCGCATGTTGAAAACACCAAACTCCGATTCCGATTCGCTTTCTTCCTCTCCAAACCCTGCAAGAAAGTCCCTAAAAGATAGGAGTCCCAAGGTCATCGAGCATCGTTCACCACAAAGTCCAATAACTGAG AAAAAACGATCTAGTAAGGTCCAGGAATTGGAATCTCAGATTTCTCAGCTTCAAGAAGATCTGAAGAAATCGAAGGATCAACTTAACTTATCCGAATTATGGAAGAGAAAAGCTCAACAGGAAGCCGAGGCGGCAAAGAAGCAGCTTTTAGCCCTGTCAAAAGAGCTGGAGGAATCTAATCAGCAGCTTATGGACCTTTCTGCCTCCGAGGAAGCACGGCTGCAAGAACTCCATAAAATTTCTCAAGATCGAGATCGAGCATGGCAGTCAGAACTAGAGGCTGTCCAGAAGCAGCAATCAATGGACTCAGCTGCTTTGTTATCTGCCATGAACGAAATACACAAACTGAAAACGCAGCTTGAAAGGGTAGACTCCGAAGCTACTCAGTCAAACAACAAAGATGCAGCTTATGCTGAGATTCAGGATTTGAGGATGGAGCTTGCCAATGCTCTCTCTGTTgttgaaaatcttaaaaacgAAGTAAGTGATTGCAGAGTCGTGGAATCCCGGGCCTTGGAGTTGGTTGGCAAAATGCAAATGCAATTGGAAACTGCAAATAATACCATGGAAGCACTCCGAGCAGATGGCATGAAAGCTACAGAAGAGTATGAATCTGTTGCCTCAGAGTTGGAACAATcaagaactcaaataaaatCATTGGAGGGACTTGTGAGCATACTAGAGGCTAATTTGGTTAGTGGTGCTAACAAAATTATATTAGGTCCAACTGAAGAACAAGGACATGTGTGGGAAAACGGTGAAGTTGAGGAGATAAACCGGCTCAAAGCTGAGCTTAGATCTGCACAGTCTGAAGTAGAGCAGTTGAAAGCTGCATTGGATGCCTCCGAGATAAGGTTCCAAGAAGAGTATATCCAAAGCACATTGCAGATTAGAAGTGCTTATGAACAACTTGAACGTTCTAAATCTGAATCTGGTCAGCGAGAAGCTGAATTAAGTGAGGAACTGAGGAGAGCTACAGCAGCTGCTGAAGAACTAAAGGCAAACTTGATGGAAAAGGAATCTTGGTTGCTGAGTATCTCGCAGGAGAATGAAGGGCTCAACTCTAGGATCAAGGAAAACCAAACTAGAGAAAGGGAATTTGAACTTGCCATGGAGCTTAAGAAATTGGATGCTGACATTGCGGATTTGAAGGCAAAAATATTAGACAGAGACACTGAGTTGCAAACTATAACCGCAGAAAACTGTATGCTCAAGATGGAAATAAAAAAGGAATTGGAGAAGAATAGAATTACTGAAGAGGCTGTTGCTACAGCTGAAGCTGCAAGGGTTGCGGAAAAGGAGGCATTGATTAAACTTGACTACATAACTGAAGAAGTTGATAAAAGTAAGCTGAGAGTGGCACGTGTTACAGAGCAGTTGGATGCCGCACAGGTCATGAATTTGGAGTTGGAGGCTGAACTGAGGAGACTGAAGGTTCAGTCGGACCAGTGGAGAAAGGCAGCAGAAGCTGCAGCGTCTATGCTTGCTTCTGGAAACAACAATGGGAAATTTGTGGAGAGAAATGGCTCACTTGATTGTAGCTTCAATTCCCTTACCGGCAGGTTGAGTACAACTTATTTAGAAGACACTGATGAAGAGTCACCAAAGAAGAAAAGTAGCTTAAGGAAGAGGATTGGAGTGTTATGGAGGAAGAATCACCAATAG